The Amycolatopsis sp. DG1A-15b genome window below encodes:
- a CDS encoding MinD/ParA family protein has protein sequence MTGPSEESAPGHPEQAEPAAAAPQPGLFADDRTDSHPHPETSGAFDVQPTQAVAPPVNPAVSGPHQVPNPAVSGPHQVPYGYDQNLPPLQPQYGDPAQPYQAHAQYPQQPPPGPQQPQQPSGLPQPQGGRHAAPQPQPGHGHDLSTAHLVKQTKRPPQSGWRKAVYVGTGKLVNPGESPADTRRRELIARVNQPLRGCYKIAMLSLKGGVGKTTVTTTLGATFASLRGDRVVAVDANPDRGTLSQKLPLETTATVRHLLRDAARITRYSDVRSYTSQGASRLEILASEQDPAVSEAFSEEDYRRTVNLLEHFYNIVLTDCGTGLMHSAMKGVLDVADALVVVSSGSVDGARSASATLDWLEAHGYGELVKRSVAVINSVRPKGGSVDLDKLSAHFGAKVRAVCKVPFDPHLEEGAEIELDRLSGDTRLALLELAATVADGFATPLSQGYR, from the coding sequence GTGACCGGACCCAGCGAAGAATCGGCTCCAGGCCACCCCGAACAGGCTGAACCGGCCGCTGCCGCGCCGCAGCCGGGCCTGTTCGCCGACGACCGGACGGACTCGCACCCGCACCCCGAGACGTCGGGGGCGTTCGACGTGCAGCCGACGCAGGCGGTGGCCCCGCCGGTCAACCCGGCGGTGTCGGGGCCGCACCAGGTGCCCAATCCCGCCGTGTCGGGGCCGCACCAGGTGCCCTACGGCTACGACCAGAACCTCCCGCCGCTGCAGCCGCAGTACGGCGACCCGGCGCAGCCGTACCAGGCCCACGCCCAGTACCCGCAGCAGCCGCCGCCCGGGCCGCAGCAGCCGCAGCAGCCGTCGGGCCTGCCGCAGCCCCAGGGCGGCCGGCACGCCGCGCCGCAACCGCAGCCGGGCCACGGCCACGACCTGTCGACCGCGCACCTGGTCAAGCAGACCAAGCGGCCCCCGCAGTCCGGCTGGCGCAAGGCGGTCTACGTCGGCACCGGGAAGCTGGTCAACCCGGGGGAGAGCCCGGCGGACACCCGCCGCCGCGAGCTCATCGCCCGCGTCAACCAGCCGCTGCGCGGCTGCTACAAGATCGCGATGCTGTCGCTCAAGGGCGGCGTCGGCAAGACCACGGTGACGACGACGCTCGGGGCGACGTTCGCCTCGCTGCGCGGCGACCGCGTGGTGGCCGTGGACGCGAACCCGGACCGCGGCACGCTGTCGCAGAAGCTCCCGCTCGAGACGACGGCGACGGTCCGCCACCTCCTGCGCGACGCGGCTCGCATCACGCGTTACAGCGACGTCCGGTCCTACACGTCCCAGGGCGCCAGCCGGCTGGAAATCCTCGCGAGCGAGCAGGACCCGGCCGTCTCCGAGGCGTTCTCCGAGGAGGACTACCGGCGCACGGTCAACCTGCTGGAGCACTTCTACAACATCGTGCTCACCGACTGCGGGACCGGGCTGATGCACTCGGCGATGAAGGGCGTCCTGGACGTGGCGGACGCGCTGGTCGTGGTCTCGTCCGGCTCGGTCGACGGCGCCCGCAGCGCCTCGGCGACGCTGGACTGGCTCGAAGCGCACGGCTACGGCGAGCTGGTCAAGCGCTCGGTGGCGGTGATCAACTCGGTCCGGCCCAAGGGCGGCTCGGTCGACCTCGACAAGCTGTCGGCGCACTTCGGCGCCAAGGTCCGGGCGGTCTGCAAGGTGCCGTTCGACCCGCACCTGGAAGAGGGCGCCGAAATCGAGCTGGACCGCCTCTCCGGCGACACCCGCCTGGCCCTGCTGGAGCTGGCCGCGACCGTCGCCGACGGCTTCGCGACCCCGCTCTCCCAGGGCTACCGCTGA
- a CDS encoding BldC family transcriptional regulator has product MTATMGGRLLTPGEVAALFRVDPKTVTRWATAGRIGSIRTPGGHRRFRESEVNELLAELTTDASEPTRTA; this is encoded by the coding sequence ATGACCGCGACGATGGGCGGACGCCTGCTCACCCCAGGCGAGGTGGCAGCGCTGTTCCGAGTGGACCCCAAGACGGTGACGCGGTGGGCGACCGCCGGCCGGATCGGCTCGATCCGGACCCCGGGCGGGCACCGGCGGTTCCGGGAGTCCGAGGTGAACGAGCTCCTCGCCGAGCTGACCACCGACGCCAGCGAACCGACGCGCACCGCCTGA
- a CDS encoding Lrp/AsnC family transcriptional regulator — protein MDQLDRKIIAALRINGRATYADLGRAVGLSASSVHERVGKLEAAGVITGYHAVVDPSSVGLGVTALVSIHPTDTATEDDVADALAELDEVESCYAVAGDEAFVVKVRVSTVDELERTLGRLRRIPGVGRTNTTVVLSTRFEGRPNNAGLQKDRSGGA, from the coding sequence GTGGATCAGTTGGACCGGAAGATCATCGCAGCGTTGCGCATCAACGGACGGGCCACCTACGCCGATCTCGGACGAGCCGTCGGGCTGTCCGCGTCATCGGTGCACGAGCGCGTGGGCAAGCTGGAGGCGGCCGGCGTGATCACCGGCTACCACGCGGTCGTCGACCCGAGCTCGGTCGGCCTCGGCGTCACCGCCCTCGTCAGCATCCACCCGACCGACACGGCCACGGAGGACGACGTCGCCGACGCGCTCGCCGAGCTCGACGAGGTCGAGAGCTGCTACGCGGTGGCCGGCGACGAGGCGTTCGTCGTCAAGGTGCGCGTGTCGACCGTCGACGAGCTGGAACGCACGCTGGGCCGGCTGCGCCGCATCCCCGGCGTCGGGCGGACGAACACCACCGTGGTGCTCTCGACGCGGTTCGAGGGCCGCCCGAACAACGCGGGCCTGCAGAAGGACCGGTCAGGTGGGGCGTAG